A segment of the Methanothermococcus thermolithotrophicus DSM 2095 genome:
GTGGAAGTATATATTGAATATCAATGGATTCAATGCAACTTTAAAAAATCTGTTTTTGTTGATAACAATGGGGCAGTTTATAAACAATGTAACACCTTCCATGAAAGGAGGTAGTGAACCTTTTAGGGCATATTATTTATCAAAGTTGGAGAATATCCCCTATCATATTACGTTTTCTACAGTAGTGATTGAGAGATTACTGGATAGCGTAGTGTTTTTGATATTAACATCCGTTGTAATAATAAAATTAACAATCAGTGGGGCTATTTACTCAGAAGCCTTTATTTTAGCATGGATTCTTATACTTGGTCTCACAGCCCTTAGTTTATATGTCCTAATGCACAGAAAATTGGCTCTCAATATAGTTTTAAAAGTCGCCAATGTAATGGCTAGATTTTCTTCAAGAACGATAAATGAGGACGATATAAAGAAATCAATAGTTGAGTTTCAAAATAGCATAAGATTTTTTAAGAATGAGAAAAAAGGAATTTTAATATCCTTAATACTTTCTATTATGTGGTGGTTACTGGATATTTCAAGGATATATATTTTATTTGTAGCTATCAAGAGTAATATTTCATTAATGGCAGTTTCATCAACCTACCTCATGTCGTTACTAGTTGGAATATTACCAACACTACCTGGAGGTCTTGGAACCGCAGATACGGTTATGATAGCAATGTATTCATTTTTTAAAGTACCTTCTTCACAGGCTGCAGCAGGTACGATTTTGGACAGAGCAATTTCATACATAATGGTGACCATAATGGGCGCCATAGCGTTTAGTATTATAAAGACAAGTGTAAAAAGAGCTCAATGATTTTAAAAAAGTAGCAGGTGAGATTACATGATAATCAATATAACAACTGGAAGAATAGTAAAATCCTTAGAGGCGTTCAAAGGTTCAAAGCCCATTTACAGTGGAGAAGGAATTTTAATCGTAAGAGGTGTATGTAGAGACAAGAACTTCGATAATTATGATTCAATTAGGAATTATTTGGCAGATAAATTAAAGGAAAATGGATTTGAAGTCTGTGATGAACTGGACATTATAAGTTTCGTTGATAGAATAAATGAAAAATTGGGGGAAAATTCTGCCTATCCAGATAACTTTGGATTTGAGGTTTTAAAAAAATCTTTTGAAAGTATGGGTTGTGAGTGCGATTATATCGTAGGAAAAAAAGGAGAGTTAATGGTAGGAATAAGCATGTGGTATGATAAAAATACCAAAAGTCCTAAGTTTGTTGAAGTAGTTTGTTGTTAGGTTTTTACTGTATTCTCATTTTTTGTTTTTTATTAATTTTTACCTTTTTTACTGTTTTGCAGATTTGGCAGTTTCTTCAATGAATTCTATAACCTCATCAAGTCCTTCTTTGGTTTTTACGGAGGTTAGGAGAACTTTCATATCTTTGTTAATTGATTCTGCATCCTTCTTCATCTTTACAGGATCTGCTCCAACGGCCTCAGCAATATCTATTTTGTTTATTATAGTTAAATCAGCAGTTTTAAAAATTTCTGGATGCTTTTCAACTGTATCGTCTCCTTCAGTTACACTAACAACTACAATTCTCTTGTGGGTTCCTAAATCAAAATCAGTTGGACATATGAGGTTTCCAACATTTTCTATGAATATAATATCAAGATTTTCCAAATCCAAATCAGGGAATACGTGACCTACTAAATGGGCATCTAAATGGCATTCTTTTCCAGTATTTAATGGTATAACTTTAACACCATGTTTCTCCATTCTTCCAGCATCGTACTTGGCTATTACATCTCCTGCAATACAGGCTATTTTATATTTGTCTTTTAGTTTTTCTATTAAATATTCGATTAAAAGGGTTTTACCACTCCCGATGGCACCCATAAAATCAAATGCTATAACTCCGTGTTTATTTAATAAATTTCTATTTTTATCAGCATGTTTTTTATTAGCCTTTATTATATCTTTTCCAATATTCAATACATCAACAAAATGCATGATATCACCTTTAAGTAACTCAATATTAAATCAATATTAATGCTAGTTTATAATGATTAGCCATACCTTAATAGAAAATTACTAGTATACGTAATAAAGTTAGGTTAATATAAATCCAATATATTAATTTAAGTTTATTGCCAAAGTTTTATTGATATACGAGTAGTATATCCTGTTTTCAACTCATAATATTTAAAATTCTATCATGGTTATTATGAATATTATGGTATCCATATACAAACCTATTGTTATAAGACTTTAAAATAGATATAATTAAAATTATTTAAATAATAAATGTACATTCTGTTATGCAATTTCTTATTTTGTTATATTATGTGAATATATGGGATATATCTAAAGAATATATGTTAACTGATAACTAATTATAGTAGAAATTGTCAAAATTCAAAATAAAAATAATGCATTATAAATTATGTTATAATTTGGTGGAATTATGGTCTATTTTAAAAGGAAGAATATTTTTAGTTTTAGTAAGGCTGAAATCAAGGATTTAGCCATCTCTACATTGGCTATAGCTCTAATATTTGCATGGAATAGTCGTGGTTTCCCCACCTTTGATTCATGGTTCATTTTAAAGATGGTCATATCAACTTTCACAGTTGGAACTGGTTTTATTCTTCACGAACTGGCACATAGGACAGTTGCACGACATTTTGGGGCCTGGAGTGAGTTTAAAGCATGGTATGAAGGACTGGCTATTGCACTTGCTTTAAAAATGTTGTTGGGAGCTACGTTTATAGCCCCTGGTGCAGTTTATATATACAAAGACTATTTGACTTCAGAGGAAAACGGATTGATATCTATTGCGGGACCTTTGACAAATGTTGCATTGGCGTTTGTATTTTTAATACTTCATATTCCAATAATATCTGATATTGGCTATATGGTGAACATATTTCTTGCGGCATTTAATATGATTCCAATCTATCCACTTGATGGAGCTAAAGTACTTAACTGGAATCCCGTAATTTGGGCAGTTGTGGCTATTCCATTATTTTTATCCGTGCTCGGGGTGCTGTAAAATAAATGTTAATGCTGTAGCGTACATTTGAATAGTTTGACAGGTAATGTATATATCGGGGGTAATTATGGAATTCGAACTTTGGGTTAGAATTATTAAAGAAAGTATCGAAAAAAAAGATATTGAACCTTGGAATATCAATATTGCAGAAATTGCCGATGAGTATATTGGAAAAATAAAAGAGCTCAGAAGATTTGATATAAGGTTATCTGCAGATGTCGTTCTTGTGGCAGGAATTTTGCTCAGAATGAAATCTCAAATTCTCTATGGGGAATGTGAAAATGTTTTTAACGAGGAAGATGTGGAAGATGAAGAATATTACGAGGAGGAGTATATTGGAGAGTATGATGTGGATGATTCCAAAGTTAAAGACCAATTAACTAAACAAAAGAAAAAAAGCAACGACAAAAGTAAAAAGCAAATGAGTTTGAATGATTTAATCAGCACCTTAAAAACCGAGCTCAGGAAAATCAAGGAAAAGAAACCTAAAAAGAAAAGAGAAAAGACTTCTTTAAATGTTTATGAAATAGTCGAAGAAATGGTTGAAGAAGATGATATATCTGATATTATGGATTATTTAATTTCTGAACTTGAAAAATCTGGGGGAAGATTTGTATTCCAAGCTAAGTTTTCAAGTAGGGATGAATTGATAAAGAATTTTTTACCGTCCCTTTACTTGTCAAATGATGGAAAAATAACACTTCACCAGGAAGAGATTTTTAAAGACTTAATTGTTGAGCTAAAAAATAAATAACCAACTACTAATTGTATAATTATGTATAACAATAACACAATTCCATAAAATTTATATAGAAGTCCATAGTCATATACATACCGTTAAGGTTCAAAAGGACTCTAATACACTTATAAAAAAGGGGTGAAATCATGGCAGCTAACCAGCCAGTAGTAGTATTACCTGAAAACGTAAAAAGATTTATGGGAAGAGATGCTCAAAGAATGAACATCTTAGCAGGAAGAATTATCGGTGAGACAGTAAGATCCACATTAGGTCCAAAGGGAATGGACAAAATGTTAGTAGATGATTTAGGTGACATTGTTGTTACAAATGACGGTGTTACAATCTTAAAAGAAATGAGTGTAGAACACCCAGCAGCTAAAATGTTAATTGAAGTTGCAAAAACACAAGAAAAAGAAGTTGGAGACGGTACAACAACAGCTGTTGTTATCGCTGGTGAATTATTAAGAAAAGCTGAGGAATTGTTAGACCAAAACGTACACCCAACAATTGTTATTAAAGGTTACCAGTTAGCAGTTCAAAAAGCACAAGAAGTATTAAAAGAAATAGCAATGGATGTAAAAGCAGACGATAAAGAAATATTACACAAAATAGCAATGACCTCAATTACTGGAAAAGGTGCAGAAAAAGCTAAAGAAAAATTGGGAGAAATGATCGTTGAAGCTGTTACTGCAGTTGTAGACGAAAGTGGAAAAGTTGACAAAGATTTAATAAAAATCGAGAAGAAAGAAGGAGCTTCAGTTGACGAAACCGAATTAATCAATGGTGTATTAATAGACAAAGAAAGAGTAAGCCCACAAATGCCTAAGAAGATAGAAAACGCAAAGATCGCATTATTGAACTGCCCAATCGAAGTTAAAGAAACAGAAACAGATGCAGAAATTAGAATCACAGATCCTACAAAATTAATGGAATTCATTGAACAAGAAGAAAAAATGTTAAAAGATATGGTAGATACCATAAAAGCTTCAGGAGCAAACGTTTTATTCTGCCAAAAAGGTATTGATGACTTAGCACAACACTACTTAGCAAAAGAAGGAATCCTTGCAGTAAGAAGAGTCAAAAAATCAGACATGGAAAAATTATCAAAAGCTACTGGAGCTAACGTAGTAACAAACATCAAAGACTTAAAAGCTGAAGATTTAGGGGAAGCAGGAATTGTAGAAGAAAGAAAAATTGCTGGAGACGCAATGATCTTCGTTGAAGAATGCAAACATCCAAAAGCAGTAACAATGTTAATAAGAGGTACAACAGAACACGTAATTGAAGAAGTAGCAAGAGCTGTAGATGATGCTATTGGAGTTGTAGCATGTACCATCGAAGACGGTAAGATCGTTGCAGGTGGTGGAGCTGCAGAGATAGAATTAGCAATGAAATTAAGAGACTACGCTGAAGGAGTAAGTGGAAGAGAACAATTGGCAGTTAGAGCATTTGCAGATGCTTTAGAAGTAGTTCCAAGAACATTAGCAGAAAACGCAGGTTTAGATGCAATTGAAATGCTCGTTAAATTAAGAGCTAAACATGCAGAAGGAAATAACGCATACTATGGGTTAAACGTCTTCACAGGCGATGTTGAAAACATGACTGAAAACGGAGTAGTTGAACCATTAAGAGTTAAAACTCAAGCTATACAATCAGCTACAGAAGCTACAGAAATGTTATTAAGAATAGACGATGTAATCGCTGCAGAAAAATTAAGCGGCGGATCTGGCGGAGACATGGGAGACATGGGCGGAATGGGAGGTATGGGCGGAATGATGTAATTCCCCCTACGTCCTTTTTCTTTTTTAGGAGACAATATTTATAAATTTAAATAAAATAATACTATATAATTTAAATATAAAAATTATAATGTTTTTAAAATAGATAATAGTGATTAGTATCTTGGAATTCCTCCAATATTCTTCACAACGTTTAAAAAACTTTTTTCCAAATCTTTTAATTCTTCTTTTTTATAGGAGTATATTCTAAAAGTTACACTTTTAAATCCTTCTTTTACTTTGTTTCCTTCGTAAATATCAATAATTTCAATATCAAACATACAGTTCAACATTTTTAAAATAATATCCATATTTACTTCCTTTTTAAATAAAAATGATATGTCGTAATAATATTTTTTTAAATTCTCTTCTTTCCATTGTTTTAATTCTTCATCGCTCATTAAGTTTGCATTGGCTATGCTGACCTTCAGATCCTCTCCATTTTTGTCTATAATTACCTGATCGTCAATAATATCTTTTACAATGCCGAAATGAACTTTATTTGAATAAACATGTTTTAATCCTATTTCTTTGCCAATGGATTTTTTAATCTTTTCTAGCTCTTCACTAATTGCATTAACGGCTTTATTTGAGTAGTTCAATCCCCTTTTGGTTTCGTTCCCAAAGTGTTTGGCGGCATTCTTCATTATTTCCACAAATGAATCCCTGTCCTTATCCTGAACCACAGATTTTATTTTGTTACATTCTTTTATGAACGTTTCATGAATGTGGCCTATTTGAGGGTTGTGCATCTGGATATCTGCGTAAAGATAAGGATTCTGCCCTATAATTCTTGCTATAATATTTATCATAAGTTCGTAGATAGGTGAAGCAAAGTTTCTTGATTCTTTAATGTCAATATCCAGCTCTTTAAGTGCGGATCCTAATGAAATATATGCAAAATGTGTCAAGCCTTGAACCACGCCCATTATCCTATCGTGTTCTTCTGGTTTAACTACAATAACTTTTGCCCCTTCTTCTTCAAGGAAATTTTTGACCTTATCAAACCATGGGTTTTTCATATGTTTTTCTGAAGGTGTTAGAATAACAACCTGTCTTTTTAAGGAAGGGGTTGCAGGACCAAACATTGGGTGGGATGGTATTATGCACACACCTTCTTTGGCATTTTTCTCCATCGCCTTTGTCGGAATTTCCTTTATAGATGTTAAATCCATGAGAAGACAGCCCTCTCTTACATGAGGAGCTACCTCTTCTATTACCCTTTCAGTTACATTTATTGGGACTGCCACCATGACAATATCTCCTTTTTTGGCAGCTTCGATATTGTTGTTTGTATACTTTACATTTAGTTCTTTTTCAACGCCTTTTCCCTTTATAACATCCCGCCCCGTAACTAAAACATCAAATCCCCTATCTTTCAGGTATTTTGCAAACCATTTTCCAAGTCCATCTGTCCCGCCAATTATGGATACTAACATATGCAGTTCATCTCCTAAACCTTTAATAATATAGTTACGATTATAATCTATATATCCTAATATGATAATTAGTCGTCTGTGAAGATAATATAAATAATTATATTAATTCTAATTAATTTTTAATTTTTTAGTGCAATATACGTGTAGAATGACCATATATGGGGGTTACAGTATTAGAACCATTTTAATACCACATATACAATTCTTATATTATATGTATGAAATTTAACAATAAAAATTTATAACCATCAAAAGGTTTTGTTTAATCATCTTTGGATTTATAGTCGTCTGCGAATATGTGTTATGACGTATTATCTTAAATTTCAATTGAATTGTTTAACAAACATCTAATTTAAAATTAAATTATAATAAACGATATTTAATTGCAGAACGGTTATAGTCTCAAATAATTATTTATATTTAATACTATACCTATAGGATTAGACAAAAACATTATTTATTGCACTCCATTAAAATTGGGGATTTTACTTTATAATTAAGGTGATTGGATGATTACTGAAAGAGCTCAGGAATATTTAGAAAAAATTGAAAAATCAGATATAAACGGATTCATAGAAGTCAACAGTGAGAGGGTTTTAAGAGAAGCTGAGGAACTTGAAAAAAACGAAGAACTAAAGAAAAAACCATTATATGGAAAAATTATTGCTGTAAAATCCAACATTAACGTTCAGGGATACACGATCTCCTGTGCATCAAAAACACTTGAAAACTATATCGGAACATATGATGCAACTGTTATTAAGAAATTAAAATCTCAAGGTGCTTTAATTATTGGAATGACAAACATGGATGAATTTGCCAGTGGAAGCAGTGGTGAGACATCCTACTACGGAGCTACAAAAAACCCTGCTGCAAAAGATAGAATTCCAGGAGGGAGTAGTTCTGGAAGTGCCGCAGCTGTAGCAGCTGAGCTCTGTGACATGGCACTTGGAAGTGACACAGGGGGAAGTATAAGAAACCCTGCAAGTCATTGTGGAGTTGTAGGATTTAAACCGTCCTATGGTGTTGTCAGCAGACAGGGGCTCTGCGATTTGGCGATGAGTTTTGATCAAATAGGACCTTTAACAAAAAATGCAGAAGATGCATTACTTTTAACAAATGCTATAAAAGGAAAGGACGTTTCAGACAGTACAACAGTTGAAACTCCTAAATTTGAGAAAAAAGATGTAGGTAACTACAAAGTAGGAGTAGTTAAGGAGTTTATGGACGTAACTGATGAAAAAATAAGGAACAAAATAGAGGAAGGGATCGAGGTCTTTAAAGATTTAGGTTGTGAAATTGTTGATTTAAGTTATAAATACGTTGATTTAGCACTTCCAACATACTATCTCATAAACTATGTCGAGTTCTTCTCTGCAACAAGGAAGTTCGATGGAAGAAGGTATGGCTACAAAATAGAAGAAACCTGTGGAGAGGAAGTTTTAAGAAGAATTTTAATAGGAAAACACATAAGTGAGAAGGAATTTAGTGGAAAATACTACAAAAAAGCTTTACAGGCAAGAAACTTGATGAAAAAAGAAATGTTAGGTTTGTTTAAGGATGTGGATGTTATTGTAGGTCCAACGGTTCCAAAACTACCGCACAAAATAGGAGATGAACTTTCACCAATGGAAATGTATGCCTACGATGTTTTAACAGTCCCAACAAACATCTGTGGAATATGTGCAGGTGTAGTTAACTGTGGAGATATAAACGGAATTCCTGTAGGTTTACAAATCCAAGGAAAACCATTTGACGATGAAAAAGTTTTAAGTGCAATGATTGCATTTGAAGAAGCCACTCAATAAATTTTATTTTTTATAAAAAATAATTATAATATTATTTTTCTTTTTTATCATGGTTTCAAATAAAATAGATGACTTTCACACTTGCAATCTGAACATCCAAAACCTTTAATAGGATCTAAAAACCTGCTTAATTCTTTTGCAGTTTCACATTCACATTCTTCTTTTGAAATGTATATCTCTTTAATATTTCCAAACTCCAGCAAATAATCAATATGCCAGTGTTTGTTCTTTTCCTTTGATAAATGTCTGTTTATTCGATTGTATAAGTTTACCGAGCTCCCCATTGCAGAACCTACATAAAAATAGTATCCTTTTTTAAACTTCTGGGTCTCTCT
Coding sequences within it:
- a CDS encoding UPF0104 family protein translates to MTPRTLRNLLFYGIGILIILIIIYYIGIEEVLRVIASTDLKLFLFAVLVYFLTLFVLMLRWKYILNINGFNATLKNLFLLITMGQFINNVTPSMKGGSEPFRAYYLSKLENIPYHITFSTVVIERLLDSVVFLILTSVVIIKLTISGAIYSEAFILAWILILGLTALSLYVLMHRKLALNIVLKVANVMARFSSRTINEDDIKKSIVEFQNSIRFFKNEKKGILISLILSIMWWLLDISRIYILFVAIKSNISLMAVSSTYLMSLLVGILPTLPGGLGTADTVMIAMYSFFKVPSSQAAAGTILDRAISYIMVTIMGAIAFSIIKTSVKRAQ
- a CDS encoding DUF2120 family protein — translated: MIINITTGRIVKSLEAFKGSKPIYSGEGILIVRGVCRDKNFDNYDSIRNYLADKLKENGFEVCDELDIISFVDRINEKLGENSAYPDNFGFEVLKKSFESMGCECDYIVGKKGELMVGISMWYDKNTKSPKFVEVVCC
- the hypB gene encoding hydrogenase nickel incorporation protein HypB, whose product is MHFVDVLNIGKDIIKANKKHADKNRNLLNKHGVIAFDFMGAIGSGKTLLIEYLIEKLKDKYKIACIAGDVIAKYDAGRMEKHGVKVIPLNTGKECHLDAHLVGHVFPDLDLENLDIIFIENVGNLICPTDFDLGTHKRIVVVSVTEGDDTVEKHPEIFKTADLTIINKIDIAEAVGADPVKMKKDAESINKDMKVLLTSVKTKEGLDEVIEFIEETAKSAKQ
- a CDS encoding zinc protease, with translation MVYFKRKNIFSFSKAEIKDLAISTLAIALIFAWNSRGFPTFDSWFILKMVISTFTVGTGFILHELAHRTVARHFGAWSEFKAWYEGLAIALALKMLLGATFIAPGAVYIYKDYLTSEENGLISIAGPLTNVALAFVFLILHIPIISDIGYMVNIFLAAFNMIPIYPLDGAKVLNWNPVIWAVVAIPLFLSVLGVL
- a CDS encoding segregation/condensation protein A, giving the protein MEFELWVRIIKESIEKKDIEPWNINIAEIADEYIGKIKELRRFDIRLSADVVLVAGILLRMKSQILYGECENVFNEEDVEDEEYYEEEYIGEYDVDDSKVKDQLTKQKKKSNDKSKKQMSLNDLISTLKTELRKIKEKKPKKKREKTSLNVYEIVEEMVEEDDISDIMDYLISELEKSGGRFVFQAKFSSRDELIKNFLPSLYLSNDGKITLHQEEIFKDLIVELKNK
- the thsA gene encoding thermosome subunit alpha — translated: MAANQPVVVLPENVKRFMGRDAQRMNILAGRIIGETVRSTLGPKGMDKMLVDDLGDIVVTNDGVTILKEMSVEHPAAKMLIEVAKTQEKEVGDGTTTAVVIAGELLRKAEELLDQNVHPTIVIKGYQLAVQKAQEVLKEIAMDVKADDKEILHKIAMTSITGKGAEKAKEKLGEMIVEAVTAVVDESGKVDKDLIKIEKKEGASVDETELINGVLIDKERVSPQMPKKIENAKIALLNCPIEVKETETDAEIRITDPTKLMEFIEQEEKMLKDMVDTIKASGANVLFCQKGIDDLAQHYLAKEGILAVRRVKKSDMEKLSKATGANVVTNIKDLKAEDLGEAGIVEERKIAGDAMIFVEECKHPKAVTMLIRGTTEHVIEEVARAVDDAIGVVACTIEDGKIVAGGGAAEIELAMKLRDYAEGVSGREQLAVRAFADALEVVPRTLAENAGLDAIEMLVKLRAKHAEGNNAYYGLNVFTGDVENMTENGVVEPLRVKTQAIQSATEATEMLLRIDDVIAAEKLSGGSGGDMGDMGGMGGMGGMM
- a CDS encoding prephenate dehydrogenase, with product MLVSIIGGTDGLGKWFAKYLKDRGFDVLVTGRDVIKGKGVEKELNVKYTNNNIEAAKKGDIVMVAVPINVTERVIEEVAPHVREGCLLMDLTSIKEIPTKAMEKNAKEGVCIIPSHPMFGPATPSLKRQVVILTPSEKHMKNPWFDKVKNFLEEEGAKVIVVKPEEHDRIMGVVQGLTHFAYISLGSALKELDIDIKESRNFASPIYELMINIIARIIGQNPYLYADIQMHNPQIGHIHETFIKECNKIKSVVQDKDRDSFVEIMKNAAKHFGNETKRGLNYSNKAVNAISEELEKIKKSIGKEIGLKHVYSNKVHFGIVKDIIDDQVIIDKNGEDLKVSIANANLMSDEELKQWKEENLKKYYYDISFLFKKEVNMDIILKMLNCMFDIEIIDIYEGNKVKEGFKSVTFRIYSYKKEELKDLEKSFLNVVKNIGGIPRY
- the gatA gene encoding Asp-tRNA(Asn)/Glu-tRNA(Gln) amidotransferase subunit GatA, with amino-acid sequence MITERAQEYLEKIEKSDINGFIEVNSERVLREAEELEKNEELKKKPLYGKIIAVKSNINVQGYTISCASKTLENYIGTYDATVIKKLKSQGALIIGMTNMDEFASGSSGETSYYGATKNPAAKDRIPGGSSSGSAAAVAAELCDMALGSDTGGSIRNPASHCGVVGFKPSYGVVSRQGLCDLAMSFDQIGPLTKNAEDALLLTNAIKGKDVSDSTTVETPKFEKKDVGNYKVGVVKEFMDVTDEKIRNKIEEGIEVFKDLGCEIVDLSYKYVDLALPTYYLINYVEFFSATRKFDGRRYGYKIEETCGEEVLRRILIGKHISEKEFSGKYYKKALQARNLMKKEMLGLFKDVDVIVGPTVPKLPHKIGDELSPMEMYAYDVLTVPTNICGICAGVVNCGDINGIPVGLQIQGKPFDDEKVLSAMIAFEEATQ